One stretch of Miscanthus floridulus cultivar M001 chromosome 18, ASM1932011v1, whole genome shotgun sequence DNA includes these proteins:
- the LOC136523424 gene encoding uncharacterized protein, producing the protein MCTNEPRPQLVPDAAGSAVQRRRMAAGRRDDTVDADEDEVDEKHERVEAVTSLDCGAEAPTQSPIQHCESTTEQRDGVCGAAELPYANDPNQKSKPAAAAPAAPTRRVRWATVAILVFLGLNLALCVQRVHGDGHGAVAFVVVSHLNLALLLCALHRFEVAPHGSPARGRARLAVWLLTTMLTAAFTWKIGEVMPLGLAVVAWVLAAATVGGGFYALFLHDDDDEKRSESLRLREG; encoded by the exons ATGTGCACGAACGAGCCGCGCCCGCAGCTAGTGCCTGATGCGGCGGGGAGCGCGGTACAGCGGAGGAGGATGGCAGCGGGTCGTCGGGATGACACAGTTGACGCGGACGAAGACGAAGTCGACGAGAAGCACGAGCGCGTGGAAGCGGT GACTTCACTTGACTGCGGCGCAGAAGCCCCAACCCAATCCCCAATTCAACACTGCGAATCGACCACCGAGCAGCGCGATGGCGTATGCGGCGCGGCGGAGCTCCCCTACGCCAACGATCCCAACCAGAAATCCAAACCCGCGGCCGCGGCGCCGGCGGCCCCCACCCGCCGCGTCCGTTGGGCCACCGTGGCGATTCTCGTCTTCCTGGGGCTCAACCTCGCGCTCTGCGTCCAGCGCGTCCACGGCGACGGCCACGGCGCGGTCGCCTTCGTCGTCGTCTCCCACCTGAACCTGGCCCTGCTCCTCTGCGCGCTCCACCGCTTCGAGGTCGCACCGCACGGGTCCCCCGCGCGCGGCCGCGCCAGGCTCGCCGTGTGGCTCCTCACCACCATGCTCACCGCCGCCTTCACCTGGAAGATCGGGGAGGTGATGCCACTGGGCCTCGCGGTCGTGGCATGGGTCTtggccgccgccaccgtcggCGGTGGGTTCTACGCTCTGTTTCtccatgatgatgacgatgagaagcgATCTGAATCTCTGAGACTGCGAGAGGGATGA